In Scatophagus argus isolate fScaArg1 chromosome 14, fScaArg1.pri, whole genome shotgun sequence, the following proteins share a genomic window:
- the LOC124071051 gene encoding glycine receptor subunit alpha-2-like, protein MLLHSLCMVWASSIIFLQGRSVLCKEMKFPSRSTKPPSPSDFLDKLMGRTSGYDARIRPNFKGPPVNVTCNIFINSFGSITETTMDYRLNVFLRQQWNDPRLAYKEYPDDSLDLDPSMLDSIWKPDLFFANEKGANFHEVTTDNKLLRIFQNGNVLYSIRLTLTLSCPMDLKNFPMDSQTCTMQLESFGYTMNDLIFEWLDVGAVQVADDLMLPQFVLKEEKGLGYCTKHYNTGKFTCIEVKFYLERQMGYYLIQMYIPSLLTVILSWVSFWINMDAAPARVGLGITTVLTMTTQSSGSRASLPKVSYVKAIDIWMAVCLLFVFAALLEYAAVNFVSRQHKEFFRLRKKLKEQQRQRTVSGQQASGDSKGKGNNMSGNSAPHGNVTQQCSVCAREEELAQQGLLYQSFGLALSTGNAAEMDATPVFADLPPGLGFYDIRRRFVDRAKRIDTISRAVFPMSFLMFNVLYWLTYKVLRHEDLLATM, encoded by the exons ATGCTGTTGCACAGCTTGTGTATGGTGTGGGCTTCATCCATAATTTTTCTGCAAGGCAG GTCTGTGCTCTGTAAGGAGATGAAGTTCCCCAGCAGGTCGACCAAGCCCCCCTCTCCATCTGACTTTCTGGACAAACTGATGGGACGCACATCTGGCTATGACGCTCGCATCAGACCGAACTTCAAAG GTCCTCCTGTCAACGTCACCTGTAACATCTTCATCAACAGCTTCGGATCCATCACTGAAACAACTATG GACTACCGGCTCAATGTATTTCTGCGACAGCAGTGGAATGACCCTCGACTGGCGTACAAGGAGTATCCAGATGACTCTCTGGACCTGGACCCCTCAATGTTGGACTCCATTTGGAAACCTGACCTGTTCTTTGCAAATGAAAAGGGAGCCAACTTTCACGAGGTGACGACAGACAACAAACTGCTTCGGATATTCCAGAATGGAAATGTCCTCTACAGCATCAG ACTGACACTTACACTTTCCTGTCCCATGGATCTGAAAAACTTCCCCATGGACAGCCAGACATGCACGATGCAGCTTGAAAGCT TTGGCTACACCATGAATGACCTTATTTTTGAATGGCTGGATGTGGGAGCGGTGCAGGTGGCTGATGATCTGATGCTCCCTCAGTTTGtgctgaaagaggagaaaggccTCGGTTACTGCACCAAACACTACAACACAG GTAAATTCACCTGCATTGAGGTCAAATTCTACCTGGAGCGTCAAATGGGCTACTACCTGATCCAGATGTACATACCGAGCCTGCTCACTGTCATCCTGTCCTGGGTGTCGTTCTGGATCAACATGGATGCGGCCCCGGCCAGAGTGGGACTGGGAATCACCACTGTACTCACCATGACCACACAGAGCTCTGGCTCCAGGGCCTCCCTGCCAAAG GTGTCCTATGTGAAAGCCATAGACATCTGGATGGCGGTGTGTCTTCTTTTCGTGTTTGCTGCACTGTTGGAGTATGCGGCCGTTAATTTTGTTTCACGCCAGCACAAGGAGTTCTTCAGACTGAGGAAGAAGCTCAAAGAGCAACAGCGGCAGAGGACTGTGAGTG GTCAGCAAGCAAGTGGTGACAGTAAGGGGAAAGGAAACAACATGTCAGGCAACAGTGCTCCTCATGGGAACGTAACCCAGCAGTGCAGCGTCTGTGCCAGG gaggaggagctggCGCAGCAGGGTTTACTCTACCAGAGTTTTGGACTTGCACTGTCAACAGGAAATGCAGCAGAAATGGACGCAACACCAGTCTTTGCAGATTTACCTCCCGGTTTGGGTTTCTATGACATACGCAGGCGCTTTGTGGATCGGGCAAAAAGGATTGATACCATCTCCAGGGCTGTTTTCCCCATGAGCTTCCTCATGTTTAACGTCCTCTACTGGCTTACCTACAAAGTTCTACGACATGAAGACCTTCTAGCTACAATGTGA